The Drosophila suzukii chromosome X, CBGP_Dsuzu_IsoJpt1.0, whole genome shotgun sequence DNA window GATCGAGAAGACGACGAAGGTGGAGAAGAAGACGATGGACATCGAGGAGCGGGGCGTACGACTCCGGCTGACGGTGGTGGACACCCCGGGATTCGGGGATGCCATCAACTGCGAGGACAGCTGGCGGGTGTGCACCCAGTACATCGACGAGCAGTTCCGCCAGTACTTCACCGACGAGAGCGGACTCAATCGACGCAACATCCAGGATAACCGGGTGCACTGCTGCCTCTACTTCGTCCCGCCATGGGGCCACAGGTGGGTCTCGCTAAATGGGATGCATTTCAATTTGTTGTGAAAtgcatttcatttaaatattatacatTGGAAAGCcttaaatgtatttaaatgtattttaatattgaaaaattatCTTATATTCCAAGATATTCTTAGTTAATGTTAGTTGCTTTTCAGTTTCATATTTGTTTTATCTTCCAATACCGCTTCCACAGTGTGtcattatttaaataatttttaaaaatatattcagtcttaaataaatgttaaagctgttttgttgttatctTATTATGACTTTAGTTTACTAATCTTAAAATGAGtaaagtttattttatattaaaaatttaaatattacaattgAGATTCCAGCATGTgtcacaaaaaaataatacatgTGCATAAATGCGATTAAAATCGAGCCCATTTCAAGAATTTTTCATGCGTAACATGTATTAAAACTAGAATCAGTTGCCTCTTGAATATTGGGTAATATTACtgaataatatatatatgacCTATATGTCATAACAAAAAGTTTTAtcatttaaacaaattttggtGCGGAATGGAATGGAGATAATAGGACTTTAACGGAAATGATATGTTtacttggaattttttttctatataTTAAATGTAGATATTATTATGTGTGGTTTTGCaatatagctttaaagctCCGTAACAAGCTAAATATTTgatattattttgattttggTTGATATAAGTTTCCTTTCgatcatttttaattttaataaaaataaaaacatacgagtttttaagttttctaTAAATTAAAACTGAAATCCTGCTTTATCCTTCCAGCCTGCGACAGATGGACCTCGACTTGATCCGACGGTTGCACCGCAAGGTGAACATCGTGCTGGTGATCGGCAAGGCCGACTGTCTCAACAAGCAGGAGGTGCGCAAGCTGAAGGAGCGCATCCTGCAGGACCTGGAGGACAACCACATCCAGCTGTACCAGTTCCCCGAGTGCGATTCCGACGAGGACGACGACTTCAAGCAGCAGGATCGCGAGCTGAAGGCCTCCATCCCGTTCGCCGTGGTCGGCAGCAATACCATTTTGGAGGTGGCCGGCAAGAAGGTGCGGGGTCGCCAGTATCCGTGGGGCGTGGTCAACGTGGAGGACCCAGAGCACAGCGACTTCATCAAGCTGCGCACCTTCTTGATATCTACGCACATGCAGGACCTCAAGGACACCACGCAGGTGGGTTTGGGGATCTATATTTGTCAGATACGAAAGTAAAATCTATTAAGTGTTCGAGGCTGTCCTAATGTATCATTTCTGTAATATCTAAAACTCTATAAATTATTAGATATATTCAACCATTTTTTACAGTTGTAAATAGATTAGCCTACAATCTCCAACTTTTTCATTCTTAACTATccccaaaaaatatttgtaaaaaatattttgaaaaaaatatgtatgtaatttcagtatttttaattttgtaatgGAATTGTAGGTATTACTAGAACCTAGCACTTTAAAAAGGATAGATTTTCAAAACATGGGATTGTGTTTGTTCTTATCAGATCGATAAGGGTACTTAGTCTCGTCTCTGAATTATACTAATCTATAACATTGTAATTTTTCAGGACGTGCACTACGAGAACTTCCGGGCGCAGTGCATCTCGCAGATTTCGCAGCACGCGCTCCGCGAGCGTGGGAAATTGAAGAGGGACTCGATTAGCTCGACCAACGGATTCGATGCGGCCATCTCGGAGACGGACAGGCTGCTCCTGCAGAAGGACG harbors:
- the Septin4 gene encoding septin-2 isoform X2, producing the protein MSKTPSFDKDRDYIGFATLPEQVHRKSVKRGFEFTLMVVGESGLGKSTLINSLFLGDLYKNRQMPNVEERIEKTTKVEKKTMDIEERGVRLRLTVVDTPGFGDAINCEDSWRVCTQYIDEQFRQYFTDESGLNRRNIQDNRVHCCLYFVPPWGHSLRQMDLDLIRRLHRKVNIVLVIGKADCLNKQEVRKLKERILQDLEDNHIQLYQFPECDSDEDDDFKQQDRELKASIPFAVVGSNTILEVAGKKVRGRQYPWGVVNVEDPEHSDFIKLRTFLISTHMQDLKDTTQDVHYENFRAQCISQISQHALRERGKLKRDSISSTNGFDAAISETDRLLLQKDEEIRRMQDMLTQMQEKLKQTHLMEMKKNDSVIDV
- the Septin4 gene encoding septin-2 isoform X1, with protein sequence MKHQPPPPPLPLSQPPLMGGSVAGGVASAISSINGSNSSIIINNNNNNSETVKCRPPIYPKPKTPSFDKDRDYIGFATLPEQVHRKSVKRGFEFTLMVVGESGLGKSTLINSLFLGDLYKNRQMPNVEERIEKTTKVEKKTMDIEERGVRLRLTVVDTPGFGDAINCEDSWRVCTQYIDEQFRQYFTDESGLNRRNIQDNRVHCCLYFVPPWGHSLRQMDLDLIRRLHRKVNIVLVIGKADCLNKQEVRKLKERILQDLEDNHIQLYQFPECDSDEDDDFKQQDRELKASIPFAVVGSNTILEVAGKKVRGRQYPWGVVNVEDPEHSDFIKLRTFLISTHMQDLKDTTQDVHYENFRAQCISQISQHALRERGKLKRDSISSTNGFDAAISETDRLLLQKDEEIRRMQDMLTQMQEKLKQTHLMEMKKNDSVIDV